Proteins from one Stenotrophomonas aracearum genomic window:
- a CDS encoding M949_RS01915 family surface polysaccharide biosynthesis protein: MNARLPSPGLIGLLRPALLGTVCAALAACDDAAPSAQLPGLTLLSAQDVAADPMPGNDDALRRVHYRDLHGEGVLVLERSAAVIDDPAGSGSLDVAILTARLYVRSGPRKGWTKQWQRQIRQPCAAPVLEAAWLLQHVGATDLDDDGQAEITLASHTFCGNGSGPHQLHVSLIDGSTGYGIEGETRLDAAGQARFDGERHQSPSLASAPPVFVQHLEKVWSALGDTSTTHARQAH, translated from the coding sequence ATGAACGCCCGCCTCCCTTCCCCCGGCCTGATCGGCCTGCTCCGCCCTGCCCTGCTGGGCACGGTCTGCGCTGCCCTCGCCGCCTGTGACGACGCCGCGCCTTCCGCGCAGCTGCCCGGCCTGACCCTGCTCTCCGCACAGGATGTGGCGGCCGACCCCATGCCCGGCAACGACGATGCGCTGCGCCGCGTGCACTACCGCGATCTGCATGGCGAAGGGGTGCTAGTGCTGGAGCGCAGCGCGGCGGTGATCGACGACCCGGCCGGTAGCGGTTCGCTCGACGTGGCGATCCTGACCGCGCGGCTGTACGTCCGGTCAGGGCCCCGCAAGGGGTGGACCAAGCAGTGGCAACGCCAGATCCGCCAGCCCTGTGCCGCTCCGGTGCTGGAGGCGGCCTGGCTGCTGCAGCACGTGGGCGCCACCGACCTGGACGACGACGGCCAGGCCGAGATCACCCTGGCCAGCCATACGTTCTGCGGCAACGGGAGCGGCCCGCACCAGTTGCACGTGAGCCTGATCGACGGCAGCACCGGCTACGGCATCGAAGGCGAAACCCGGCTGGACGCCGCCGGCCAGGCGCGGTTCGACGGCGAACGCCACCAAAGCCCCAGCCTGGCTTCGGCACCGCCGGTGTTCGTGCAGCACCTGGAGAAGGTGTGGTCCGCGCTGGGCGATACCTCGACCACGCACGCCCGCCAGGCGCACTGA
- the lldD gene encoding FMN-dependent L-lactate dehydrogenase LldD, which yields MIISASTDYRAAAQRRLPLFLFHYADGGAYAEHTLRRNVDDLADIALRQRVLRDMGALSLEAELLGERMAMPVALGPVGLTGMFARRGEVQAARAAASRGIPFTLSTVSVCPIEEVAPVIGRPIWFQLYVLKDRGFMRNALERAKAAGVTTLVFTVDMPVPGARYRDAHSGMSGPNAAMRRMLQAVTHPRWAWDVGLRGRPHDLGNVSAYRGSPTGLADYIGWLGSNFDPSISWKDLEWIREFWSGPMVIKGILDPDDARDAVRFGADGIVVSNHGGRQLDGVLSTARALPAIAAAVKGEVEILADSGIRTGLDVVRMLALGADGVLLGRAFVYALATHGEAGVANLLDLIAKEMRVAMTLTGARTLADISEDSLVPSVIRT from the coding sequence ATGATCATCTCCGCTTCCACCGATTACCGCGCTGCCGCGCAGCGCCGGCTGCCGCTGTTCCTGTTCCACTATGCCGACGGCGGCGCCTACGCCGAGCACACCCTGCGCCGCAATGTCGACGACCTGGCCGATATCGCCCTGCGCCAGCGGGTGCTGCGCGACATGGGAGCGCTGAGCTTGGAGGCCGAGTTGCTGGGCGAGCGCATGGCGATGCCGGTAGCGCTGGGGCCGGTGGGGCTGACCGGCATGTTCGCGCGGCGCGGCGAGGTGCAGGCCGCACGCGCGGCGGCCAGCCGCGGCATTCCGTTCACGCTGTCGACGGTGTCGGTCTGCCCGATCGAGGAAGTGGCGCCGGTCATCGGCCGGCCCATTTGGTTCCAGCTGTACGTGCTGAAGGACCGGGGCTTCATGCGCAATGCGCTGGAGCGGGCCAAGGCGGCCGGCGTGACCACGCTGGTGTTTACGGTGGACATGCCGGTGCCCGGCGCGCGCTACCGCGATGCGCACTCGGGCATGAGCGGGCCGAACGCGGCGATGCGGCGCATGCTGCAGGCGGTGACCCACCCGCGCTGGGCGTGGGACGTGGGCCTGCGCGGGCGGCCGCATGACCTGGGCAATGTTTCAGCGTATCGCGGCAGCCCGACCGGGCTGGCGGATTACATCGGTTGGCTGGGCAGCAATTTCGATCCGTCGATCTCGTGGAAGGACCTGGAGTGGATCCGCGAGTTCTGGAGCGGGCCGATGGTGATCAAGGGCATCCTGGACCCGGACGATGCGCGCGACGCGGTGCGGTTCGGCGCCGACGGCATCGTGGTCTCCAATCATGGTGGGCGGCAGCTGGATGGCGTGCTCTCCACCGCACGCGCATTGCCGGCGATCGCCGCAGCGGTCAAGGGTGAGGTGGAGATCCTGGCCGATTCGGGCATCCGCACCGGGCTGGACGTGGTGCGGATGCTCGCGCTGGGCGCCGACGGCGTGCTGCTGGGGCGCGCGTTCGTTTACGCGCTGGCCACGCATGGCGAGGCCGGCGTGGCCAACCTGCTGGACCTTATCGCGAAGGAAATGCGGGTGGCGATGACGTTGACCGGCGCGCGGACGTTGGCCGATATCAGCGAGGATTCGTTGGTGCCGTCCGTCATTCGCACTTGA
- a CDS encoding VOC family protein, with translation MGSERPFEIQRIDHVVLRVQDLQRALAFYCDVLGCTVARERPTLGMIHLHAGSSMIDLISVDGALGSRGGPAAGAQGRNLEHLCLRIEPFDEEALRTHLQEHGVAVDGQVRSNLGAEGDGLSLYLRDPDGNAVELKGPTSPCCG, from the coding sequence ATGGGCAGCGAGCGACCGTTCGAGATCCAACGTATCGACCACGTGGTGCTGCGGGTGCAGGACCTGCAGCGTGCGCTGGCCTTCTACTGCGATGTACTGGGCTGCACCGTGGCGCGCGAGCGCCCGACCTTGGGAATGATCCACCTGCATGCGGGCAGTTCGATGATCGACCTGATCAGCGTGGACGGCGCGCTGGGCAGCCGCGGTGGCCCGGCCGCCGGGGCACAGGGCCGCAACCTGGAGCACCTGTGCCTGCGGATCGAGCCGTTCGACGAAGAGGCGCTGCGCACGCACCTGCAGGAACATGGCGTCGCGGTGGACGGGCAGGTACGCAGCAACCTGGGCGCGGAGGGAGACGGCCTGTCGCTGTACCTGCGCGACCCGGATGGCAACGCCGTCGAACTGAAGGGACCGACCAGCCCCTGCTGCGGCTGA
- a CDS encoding MgtC/SapB family protein has translation MGMEQDLSILLRIGAAMLFGGVLGIEREMGKHAAGLRTHMLIAGAAALIVGLGDSIAEHFQQERYRDLLQVDPVRLIEAVVACVGFVAAGTILRGSREDEVSGLTTASSLIMAAAIGIAVGIGEYVIAIGVSVLCVIVLTVFRRLAKKLE, from the coding sequence ATGGGAATGGAACAAGATCTATCGATCCTGCTGCGCATTGGCGCTGCCATGCTGTTCGGCGGCGTGCTCGGCATCGAGCGCGAAATGGGCAAGCATGCGGCGGGGTTGCGCACGCACATGCTGATCGCCGGCGCGGCCGCGTTGATCGTTGGCCTGGGCGACAGCATTGCCGAGCATTTCCAGCAGGAGCGCTATCGCGACCTGCTGCAGGTCGACCCGGTGCGTCTGATCGAGGCGGTGGTGGCGTGCGTGGGGTTCGTGGCCGCAGGAACGATCCTGCGCGGCAGCCGCGAGGACGAGGTCAGCGGGCTGACCACGGCCAGTTCGCTGATCATGGCCGCGGCCATCGGCATCGCGGTGGGGATCGGGGAGTACGTCATCGCCATCGGCGTGAGCGTGCTGTGTGTGATCGTGCTGACGGTGTTCCGCCGTCTGGCCAAGAAGCTGGAGTAG
- a CDS encoding SDR family NAD(P)-dependent oxidoreductase, which produces MIDYQLKGKVAIVTGGVSGIGLAVAEVFADSGAAVAVWDLKDDAVQKTAEAIRGKGVKAIGIALDVTDEAAVEAAVQRTVQELGGLDIAVNNAGIGGPSALSGDYPIDGWKRVIDVNLNSVFLCQRAQIQALRKAGKGGSIVNMASILGQVGFANSAAYVAAKHGVVGLTQTAAWEHASDRIRVNAVGPGFIATPLLDKMDPAVKKALEAKHALGRLGKAEEVAALVAWLASDDASFATGTYYAIDGGYLAQ; this is translated from the coding sequence ATGATCGATTATCAGCTGAAGGGCAAGGTCGCCATCGTTACCGGCGGCGTCTCCGGCATCGGCTTGGCCGTGGCCGAAGTGTTCGCCGACTCCGGCGCGGCGGTGGCGGTGTGGGACCTGAAGGACGACGCGGTGCAGAAGACCGCCGAGGCGATCCGCGGCAAGGGCGTGAAGGCCATCGGCATCGCGTTGGACGTCACCGACGAAGCCGCCGTGGAAGCGGCGGTGCAGCGCACCGTGCAGGAACTGGGTGGGCTTGATATTGCAGTCAACAACGCCGGCATCGGCGGGCCCTCCGCGCTCAGCGGCGATTACCCGATCGACGGCTGGAAGCGGGTGATCGACGTCAACCTCAACAGCGTGTTCCTGTGCCAGCGTGCCCAGATCCAGGCGCTGCGCAAGGCCGGCAAGGGCGGCAGCATCGTCAACATGGCCTCCATCCTGGGCCAGGTCGGCTTCGCCAACTCGGCCGCCTACGTGGCGGCCAAGCACGGGGTGGTGGGGCTGACCCAGACCGCCGCGTGGGAGCACGCCAGCGACAGGATCCGCGTCAACGCGGTGGGCCCCGGCTTCATCGCCACGCCGTTGCTGGACAAGATGGATCCGGCCGTCAAGAAGGCGCTGGAGGCCAAGCACGCGCTGGGACGGCTGGGCAAGGCCGAGGAAGTTGCCGCGCTGGTGGCCTGGCTGGCCAGTGACGATGCGTCGTTCGCCACGGGTACGTATTACGCCATCGACGGCGGCTACCTGGCGCAGTAA